A genomic region of Camelus ferus isolate YT-003-E chromosome 11, BCGSAC_Cfer_1.0, whole genome shotgun sequence contains the following coding sequences:
- the ZNF488 gene encoding zinc finger protein 488: MAWLPEHPPCSAGPGPVVPMAAGKGALRSPSAENRWRLSEPEQGRGRKPVLLEKTNHLGSEAATGSGGRDEAYAEMALSAAPGKLRLARLMPQKACWEQGQSAFTEVPQLKKRLRGGQAQEREHSGPAGQSGPQQLTLNIPRDPAGSAVFSGWPSRARGEQRSAFSKPARCPAGRPGPASVLQAGRPADALGELLGLIHTVDVTCWGRLLSSKLLVGDFWNLQRVSQNAPLCSTFLDAPTLWLKHAAAQIPTPSSFSSSSTTASWALLPPTFASLGLSTQNWCAKCNLSFRLTSDLVFHMRSHHKKEQPGPDLHSKKLREEALTCPICHEYFRERHHLSRHMTSHS, encoded by the exons ATGGCGTGG CTTCCAGAGCATCCACCTTGCTCAGCTGGCCCAGGCCCTGTGGTCCCCATGGCTGCCGGGAAGGGAGCTCTGCGGAGCCCCTCAGCTGAAAACAGATGGAGGCTTAGTGAACCCGAGCAGGGCCGAGGCCGCAAGCCCGTGCTACTGGAGAAAACGAACCACCTGGGCTCTGAGGCTGCTACGGGCAGTGGTGGCCGGGATGAGGCCTATGCCGAGATGGCGCTGTCAGCAGCCCCGGGCAAGCTCAGGCTGGCAAGGCTGATGCCCCAGAAGGCTTGCTGGGAACAGGGGCAGAGCGCCTTCACAGAGGTGCCTCAACTCAAGAAGAGGCTGAGGGgcgggcaggcccaggagagggagcaTAGTGGCCCTGCCGGCCAGTCTGGCCCCCAGCAGCTGACCCTGAACATCCCCAGGGACCCAGCTGGCAGCGCGGTCTTCTCAGGGTGGCCGAGCAGAGCCCGAGGGGAACAGAGAAGTGCCTTCAGCAAGCCAGCCAGGTGTCCAGCAGGGAGACCCGGGCCAGCCTCCGTCTTGCAGGCAGGCAGACCTGCAGACGCCCTGGGGGAGCTGCTGGGACTCATCCACACAGTGGATGTCACTTGCTGGGGTCGACTTTTGAGTTCCAAGCTTCTGGTGGGTGATTTCTGGAATCTGCAAAGGGTGTCCCAAAACGCTCCTCTCTGTAGCACTTTCCTGGATGCCCCCACACTGTGGCTCAAGCACGCGGCGGCCCAGATACCCAcgccctcctccttctcctcctcctccaccaccgcCTCTTGGGCCCTCCTGCCGCCCACGTTCGCCTCCCTGGGCCTGTCCACCCAGAACTGGTGCGCCAAGTGCAACCTCTCCTTTCGCCTGACCTCAGACCTGGTCTTCCACATGCGGTCCCATCACAAAAAGGAGCAGCCGGGGCCCGACCTCCATTCCAAGAAGCTGAGAGAAGAGGCCCTCACATGCCCCATCTGTCACGAGTATTTCCGGGAGCGCCACCACCTCTCCCGGCACATGACTTCCCACAGTTAA